The sequence AAAAAACTTGGGTATGTGAATCTACTTTTTCCTACTGGAAATTTTATAGAATCTAAATAcagatagaggggcgcctgggtggctcagtggtttgagcctctgccttcagctcaggtcatgatctcagggtcctgggatcgagccccacatcgggctctctgctcagcggggagcctgcttcccccctctctctgcctgcttctctgcctacttgtgatctctctctgtctatcaaataaataaaaatgtttaaaaaataaataaataaatacagatagaGTAATTTCAATGAATATTTAGCACCTGAGTTAAGTTGTAAACATGTAAAAAACATGCAAAATAGTCCATTAATaatttgtatattaattatatattgaaatgataatattttagatatagtgaatatatttttaaagacagtagATTTAATGTGCTGGATATACTTAGGTATATAATTCAAATTAATTTACCTCTTTATGGTTTTTAACGtgataactagaaaaaaattttttaccatTATAAAAGTTCATTTAACAAAAAAGTTCAATATGAAAATGCACACGACCTGATTTTTATATTGCAGTAAAACAGGTACTATTTTATCTCTTCTGATGAACATACCCATTGTTTATACTCGTTCCAAGGCTTCTAACATGATCATACTCTTTCCTGGTATTACCACCATTCCAGTATTGTTCTGTTGCCCACTCTTTGCCATCTCCACACATTCATCTGTCACAAGATCGAACCCCCATAATATTCCTTGGCCATGTCTGCCACCATTTAATTTCCATGATAATTTCTTGTCCATAAATTCTTTCAACTCAAGAGGGTAAGCTTTGTTCATGGTGTCTACTCGGCAAGCTCAAAGGTGCCTCCAAATGTAATTTGTGGCATTCCTCTcggatggaaaattttaaatcacaCACATGGAGGTCCCTGTCTGGCtcagcatttgccttcagctcaggtcatgattccggggtcctgggattgaatcctgcgttgggctccctgctcagcagggagcctgcttctccctctccctctctctgccactccccctgcttgtactctctctgtctctgtgtcaaataaataaagtaaaataaaataaaataacatatctATAAGTCCATGTGGCTCCCTGAGTACTCCCTCACTCATCACCTCAGGAAGTCACTTTTGTATGAACCCCCTGAAGACTGTTAATCTTCCTATGgtataatttccttttatttgtgtcAAACTCACTGCTGGGTTTTGTGTCAGAGAGCCCAGACACTCTGCTGAACACTGGTTGGGACAATCTGGagcctcccaaccccccttccctcaCTGTGTCcagcccaggcacccccatgccCTTCATCTACCCCCCCCCACTAAAGCAGAAGCCCCCTCCCTAATATGTCTAACTCACACCCCAACACCGGGAGATATGTTTTTGAACAGTAGAGGCTGTTTGGCCTTTCTGCGTGGGGACatattttcctttccaaaaaAGAGAATCAAAATCTAGTCCTTTTCCAATTTTGGTAGTAAAGTAGGGGCTGTTGGTTTTTCTCTGGAACTCTCATGTTAAACCTCAGTCCTCTCAATTTAATTCAGCAAACATGGattggggaggggagaagtggaGGGGAAGTAAGGGCACAAGAGATAGGAAGGACATAGAACCCTCTTgtaaagacagacagacacacacacacacacacacacacgtgggtTGCTCTAATATGTAAATGAAGGGTGGAGACGACTTCACAcaggaggtgacatttgatcaGAGCCTTGACTAGCAAGTAGGATTTTTCCAGAAGGAAGAGATGCCCACTGGCACCATCGAAAGCACTGACTGTGTAGCTATTATGTGCATAAAGCTTCCAGTCAGAGCCATTTgatgaaaaaggagaaacagcAACAAGCAGAAGTAGAAGAACGTTTCTCCCTCTATGTAGGAGATTTGCCTGATAGCAGCAGTTGTGTGAGGTCGGCCTCGCCCTGAGGACCGGAgggcagaaaggaaggagaaaggtcaCAAGAACACGCCATTATCGGCCGCTGTCAAGACAAAACCACCCCAGCAGATGCTTGCCCGTTGTCTGGCAAGCGCTCTGATTGCACATACCTGTGTTACTTTAGCGGAAGCTCCAGGAAAGTGGTGTGGAGATGAACTAAGCCAAAGGGAGGGGAGCCTCACACCAGGAGTCTGGAGACCTGTTTGCAAGGCTTCCCAGCTCCTAGGCAGCCAGCCTTGGGTAGACCCTCCCTTcttggtctcagtttccccataaaACACAGAACTCCAAGGCTGGAAACTTGGATGTCACCAGGGGTCCCGCAGGTCATATAACCGCGTGTAACATGGGGTAGTGGTGGAAACTGGGGGGACCTGGAGAACATGCTGTATCTGAGTTATCAAAGTCCAAAATTGAAAAGCAAACTACGGCATTGCCCAAAGAGGGCAAGCAGAGCAGGCTAGATTTGGCCAGCAGAACCAGTTCGTGAACCCTGACtagataaatttcatttttaacgAGTCAAAGGGGCTCACCTACAGAAAAATAGTATCATTAATCCTctcataaagtaaaaaaaatgtataaagaaaaaaaatttatttttattatccaaGACCTTATTTCTTTGACTTGCTTAAAGTGAGGTTCAAAAGATGAATATTCCGGAGTATGGACTCTAGGGAAATGCGGTCTTACGTAGAACATTCTCACAGCTGGAAAGGGGTTAGCATtcagttggggggggggaatgttAACCCCTTATGTCAATCCAGGGGGCAACAacacccaggtttttttttttcctcttccctattTTCAGTCTGGAAAGCAAATGACCTAATCAAAGTATTTATACAGAGATGAGTCACTTCTTGTGTTATCTTATGATGTCAGAATTTTGCAATAGGGCGGAGCTGCATTCACAATGGATCTCCACACTCCACTGTGGCTCCATGAAGATGTGCCTGGGGCTATTTCTAGCACAAGACTGTATCAAGAGCCACTGCTCAGACCCGCAGTCTGGGGAGCAGACGACACAGTCGTGAGGGTGATGGCTGTGTTTCAcctgccctccctgggcctctgttTTCCACCCCAGCCACACAGGTGGGTGGAACGTGGCTCCACAACAGACACCCTTCTTCTAGAGGGCCCTCGATGAGAAAGGAGGATGGGAGACTCTGTCTGTTAGATAGCTCGGCTGCACTGCTTCGTCCTTGGAATGTGGGGTTGTGTGACTGCCGTTCCACGTGGTCACAGAGGATGCTGAAGCAAGCAGTTGATGCGTTTGAGGTTGGGGAATCTCAGTGATATGCCCACGAAGCGATTGAACTTCATTCATTGCACTCACATGTGCTGGTTGCCTCCCGCCTGCCAGGACCTCGGTGTGGGACCCGCCTGCCAGGCTTTGAGGAGCTCAGGAGCTTAGCACATGTGGTGTCTCACAGCTGTTGGACTTCCGATGCCTAAATGAGATAGAGGCAGGGCTTGACGCCGGCAGATAGGAATGGTGACGGCCTCCGCTCGCATCCAATCATCTGTTCTGTCAACATACTCGGTGCTACCGGTGGAATGCAGGAAGAATCAGATAGAGCCCCTGCCCTCAGGGGGCTCTAGCCCACAAATACGAAGGCAACAGCGTGCAATAATTATAACAATGGAACGGAATATTTCAGTTCAGTGTGGTGAGTGCTACAGCGGGGAGGCACAGGGGACGGGCCTGAGGAGGTCAGAGAAGGCTTGACCTAAGTGGTGTGTTGGCACTTTGGTGGCCTTCAATGAAGCACAACCCCTAGCATTCCTCTCTTGTGTGGTCCCCTCTTGGGATGAGTCCGAGATTGGGCTGTGACTGGATTAAGTCAATGGCACATCAGCAAGAATGCAGGTCCTGCTGGGTGAGTGCTCACGCCTTCCTCTGGAGTCCAGCCGCCATGCTTTAAGGAAACTCCACCTACCCCGGTGGACAAGCGCTCATGGAAGAGAACCGGCGTTCCAGACCTTGCCTCAGCCCAGCACCACCTGGTGGCCAGCACCAACTGCCAGCTCTGTGGGTGGGGCCATCTGAACCTTCCTTCCTAACCCCCTCAACCAACGCCATGAGGAGTAGAAGACCGGCTTGAGTCCACCCACAGAATCCTAAGAAATCATACATCGTTACTGTTGTAAGCCACTCTCTGTCAGGATGGTTCGTTCCCATCCTCCCATGGATGACCAAAGCCAGCTGAGTCTCGATGATTGCAGAGAAGTTAGCCAGgccaagggaggaaaagaagggcaTTCTAGAGTATTCAGGTACTAGGCAGATGGTCATGGCCGGCGTATGGTGTATACGGTAGAGAGAAGCAATTGCGGGAGCTGAGGAGACTGGCCAGACTCAGATGGGAGCATCTGCAGATGAGTGAGGAATTCCCAAACCACCCGAGGTTCAGTGATGCACTAAGAGGGCTGCCGCGCTCAGCGCAGTTGTACGCACAGCTGTGGTTTATGAGAACAACAGGATGCCAAGCGAGATTAGCAAAAGGAAAAGCACATGGGGCGAAGTCTGGACAAACCCAGGTGCCAGAGAAATCCTCTTTCTTGAGGACGCTGTGTCCTCTCCCAGGGAGTCACGCAGGACACACTCACTTCCCCCGGCAGTGAGCTGTAACAACACATGTAAAACCTTGCCAACCAAGGAAGCTTGTTCGAGAATCAGCACCCGGGATTTTTACCAGGAGTCATGTTGCGTGATTTTTTATGTCAGCCTGGCAAAGCTATGGCGCCCAGTTGTTTGGTCAAACACCAATCTAAACATTGCCATGAAAGTATTTTTCAGAGGTGATCAGCGTGTAAACCAGTAGATTGTAAGTAATGTGATTACTCTGCACAGTGTGCGTGGGTCTCATCCAACCAGTGTCAGACCTTACGCACAAGCCCGAGGCGGCCTGAAGAAGAGAGATTTGTAGAGACTGCAGCGTGGATACTCGGCCTGTGTTTCCAGCCTGCTCCCCAGCAGAatttgggctctgctctgaattTCCAGGCTGCCAGTCTGCCCTACAGAATTCAAAGTTGCCAGCCCCCACAACTGcatgagccaatttcttaaaatgaatcaTGCACTCTCTCTATGTATGTATCGcccattggttctgtttctccgaAGAACTGTGCTAAGTATTTTCTGTCCAGCATGTGCCCAAATCCCAGACTCCCGGAAGAAATGGGGTATTTATCATGGGTATAGTGTTTGCACAGACGGTTTAGGTAGAGTGAGCTGCTCTTCTTGGTTAATGGTGGGGACCCTCTTAAAATCTCAGTTCCCAGATGCCTGTCAAGGACAACCGGCTaaggagggcttttttttttttttttttttttttagattttatttatttgagagagacagtacagagggagagtgagagagtgagagggagaagcaaactcccagaGAGTAGAGAGAGTACTCCCAGAGAGTAAAGAGCCGACaagggactcgatctcacgaccctgagatgatgacctgaactgaagggagacgcttaaccgactgagccacccaggcgccctgagcagGTCTTTCTAAGAATAAGCTGTACGAGGTTGCCTgggtgcctctgcctttggctcaagtcgtggtcctggtgtcctgggatcgagccccgcatccagctctctgcttagtggggagcctgcttcctcctctctctctgccttcctctctctctgcctacttgtgatctctgtctgtcaaataaataaataaagtcttttaaaaaaaaaataaataaataaaatctaaaaaaaaaaaaaaaagaataagctgtAGGTTTGCTGTGTTAACTCCTTTCTGTACAGAAGATAAGTTTACATTGTAGGCAAAAGGGAGTTATTGACTTTTTTAGGTGTAAATAAATTATTCCACCAAAGATTCTAGGTGTGTGtgagggagacagggaaggatAACACATGTTTTATTTCATAAGGCCATGCTGGCAGCATGCGGGGGAGGGCCCAAAGAAGGGGCAAGTAGGGAATTAGGCCTCCAGCTCACAGGTCTCTTTGATCAACCAGGCAGAGCAAGGATGGAGAGAGCAGCAGGAGCTGTGGAAGGCGTGTCCCCGCTTCCAGGCTGTTACCTCCCCTCCCAGTCAGTGAGAGCCTCAGAGAGGGTGaggatgtgtgtgtctgtctgtctgtctgtgtcggAGTCTGAGTCTGTGCCTGCTCCCACACCCGTTCTCCggagaagaggcaggagagggctAGATCTGCGGCCATCTGGGTGGAAGAGTCATCTCTCCAGAACCCTGAGCCCCCAttcccaccccagtgcccctgccCTGGTCGCTCTCCTCTCCTTGAAGTGCCATGAATGCCAGCAGGGTCCAAACGCCCACGGAGAACCTCAAAGCAGAGAGCGATCCTAGGAGTAGAGCCCTAGGCTGTGTGGTCCGTGGACCAGCAACAGTTGCATTTCTTGCAAGCTTGTTAGAGACCGAGAATCTCCGGCCCCAGCGCCGCCCAGGCCTCTAGAGAATCAGAACCCAGAGCTCCACAAAGTATGATCAGTGGAGTCTGAGAAGCACCGCCCTATGTCCCCCGCCGACTGCGCTGGAGGAAACTCGGCCGCGGAGGTTCAAGGGAGTGTGTGCTGAGCAGCTGGCCGGCGGCGTTCCCTGGGCCCACGGCTATCGGTCTGTGTGGTCCTGGGCATCATCGTCCTCCATGAACCAGGCACTCACAGTGCCTCCCTCACTAGGCTATTGTGAGTTAAATGAGTTACTCCATGTAGAGTATTTAGAACACATTATGTCCCCGGAGACTGTTAGCTGTCCTTCCAGAGGGCTCATCCAGCTTCTGCTTGTCCTGCCGCCCCACTCCCCACCATCAACACACTGCACACACTGCCCCACCACCAGGCAGGGGAGTGGCCATTCTTCCCTCGCACCTCCCTGATCGGACAAGACCCCTCCCGGAGCTCCTGGAGGCCGTGTCTGAGGTGCCACAGAAGGCGTCTGCTCCCATGTCCTAGGATAGCCCTTCAATTCGTGGGAAAGGACTCGCTCTCCAAGTCTGCTCATCTCCAGGCCCTTCTGGTCCCTAAGATCCCTTTCTACAGGGGCTGGCTGCCTGCCTGGGAGCCCGCATCAGTACACAGGGTGTTTTGCCTGTGTCCTTCTTAAAGGGCACTCCTGAGGTCAGGTCATGACTCCTGAGGTCAGGTCACGACTCCAGGGAGGGTCTCACCCAGCCCGTTCAGACCTGCCGGTGTCACAGGGCAGGCCAGGCAGCGGGCTACGGGATGAGGTCCCCTGCAGGGGCGTTGCCACCAAGGTATCCCTGGGGAAGTGGCTTCCAAGCACCCAGCAGAGTCCGCACGGATCCAGGAGAATGTGGAACATTCTGGCATCCTGGCCAGCAGCTGTGGGGAGACCCGGGGAAAGGCAcggcccttcattgggctcccagAATCATGAGAGGGTGGCCCAACTATTCCTCCCATGTGTGGGAATCAACTTCAGCAATGTCCCCTGTTACTcttgggagagggcagagggcggCGCATCTCAAATGGGGAATGTacagcaatctctctctctcttttttttttttttttaagattttacttattttgagagagagagagcatgaacgagggggaggggcagagggagaggaagaagcagacttgaccacccagcagggagcccgatgcagggccttaccaaggaccctcggatcatgaccttagctgaaggcagccacttaaccacctgggccacccaggtgccccgcactGCAATCTCTGGACCACAGTTGAATTTAGAACTTCCTTTTCAACTTTTGGCTGATGTCCTTGAAATTTAAACAAAGTAAATAAGCCCCTAGGAATAATAATGCCAGTGATGATTATTAACGATAGGTAATATAACTAACATTTTCTGGGGACTTAGTGTTAGCTACCATTAAATTCTTGACACGCATTATTTCCTCTAATCATCTCAACAAGCCTGAGCAAAGTGTGACAGGGACAAACGGTATTAATATTGGCAGCCTATTCACCCCCCTTTGCCCCATTCTAGAGGATTCTGTTTCCCCGCTGGACAACATGCTCTTTCCTATGATCATTAGTGGGGAGGAGAATCACAACGAGCTGAAAGTCTGATTTGACTTACATTTTTGAAGGCTCTGGAGcttctccaagaaaaaaaaaaaaaaaaaacttgtccaAAAGGCCAGAAAAGTGGTCAAGAGAGAAGTGGGGGTAAGAGAGGAGAATCTGAGGGGAAGCAGCCTTAAGGACAGGACTCTGGGGAATTTGCTGAGTTAAAAGGATGTTTGGGGAGTGTGTATTATGTGTTTAATGCTATAGCTCCCCTTGGGTACTTTTTTGGGAGATTAATATGCATGTTTATATTTCTTCTCAAAAAATgttttgagggacgcctgggtggctcagttggttaagcagttgccttcggctcaggtcatgatcccagcgtcctgggatcgagtcccatgtcgggctccttgctcggcggggagcctgcttcttcctctgcctctgcctgccattctgtctgcctgtgctcgctctctccctctctctctgataaataaataaaatctttgaaaaaaaaaatgttttgagctGGAGTTACGTGTCTTCTAGAAGCAACACAGTACGGAGCTagtactgagccagccagttttatttgtattacgctattattatccccaccaCTTAGAGATAAAGCAGCAGAGATGAGagaattaaataacttgcctgagTTGCACTGACAGTAAAGGTCAAAACCAAATTCCACTGAGCAGTCTGTGTTCCTGGACGGCTAGCTCCTACCACAGTGGTTCAGAGGAACATGAAGACTCTGTTGTTTCTAGGCTCGTCCAGGTCAAGGGTTTTCTAGGGGCCCAGATCACGCTCAGAAGTGACTCCAGAACTCCTGGGTTGTGAAATACTGTTTTGTTCGCTCCCTTCCTTGAAGTACGTTTCCGGACGTTTCCCGAATTGTCCTCTCACTTTCCTTTCCCTCCATGACCCACCCCTCCCTCGCACTTCCAGAAGCCAACCTCTGGATGAGCTTCTCCAGCCAGGCAGACACTGCCTGATGTCTTCATCGAGCCTTGACCTTGCACTTTACAGCCAGAGGCTGACATGGCGAAGGAGAGGCTGGCAGGCCTCGCAGGGCACAGCGGGTACAGGAAGTCCTGCCAAAACCACCTACTCCCTCcctaatcatttctttttcttttttttttttaagattttatttatttatttgacagagatcacaagtaggcagagaggcaggcagagagagagagagagagagaagcaggctccctgccgagcagagagcccgatgtggggctcgatcccaggaccccgggatcatgacggaaggcagaggctttaacccactgagccacccaggcgcccatccctCATCATTTCTAGAGCCCACACTGGGAAAACAGCACTTCCTGAAGGaagttctctttcctttctctctgaaacTCTCCCTGACTTAGAGCTCTattgtcaaaaaataaaactaagcacACCTCGGGCCTCTTTAGGTTGGATGACTTTAGCCCACGTGGTGGCCGAGGCCTGCCAGGAAACCAGTGTCGAAGAGACTGGACTGTAGAAAAGATGGACCCAACCagtgagaagagggaaggggagacttttctatttttttttttatcacataaTGGTTCGAGCACAAGAAACATATAAAGAATAATATCTGCTACCAGCTCTGCCAATCTGTGAACTTCTCATATGCACTTCAAATCACTTTCATACAGATGAAACCATTGTGTATCCCTCCCCAGTCCTGCTCCCTGgcctcactctttcttttttttttttttttaaagattttattttatttatttgagagagagagacagtgagagagagaatgagcgaggagaaggtcagagagcgaagcagactccccatggagctgggagcctgatgtgggactcgatcccgggactccaggatcacgccctgagccggaggcagtcgtttaaccaactgcgccacccagacgtccctggcCTCACTCTTTCAAATATGTTGTTCAGTATCCCCGTGCATGTATGGGTTCACTCAGTACGCACGAATGTGTCCTAAAGATACATGGTGGTGTtttgcatgttttaaatttttacacCAATAGTGTCATGCTTTATAGAACTTCTGCAGCTCGCTGCTTTCATTCAGTGATACATTTTCTGAGGTTTGGCTACATTAATACATGTAGCTCTTGCCCATTCACTTTACCTATATGGTATTctgctttgtaaatatttatgcattctCATGTTGTTGGCCTTTGGGTTATTTCCAAGTTTTTTCTGATataaaggttttaaaaagagacaacaggggtacctgggtggctcaggcggttaagcatccaccttcggctcagatcatgatcccagggtcttgggatcaagtcccacatcagtgtccctgctcagcggggagcctgcttttccttctgcctgctactcccccttcttctgttctctctccccctctctctctctttgacaaataaacacataaaatctttaaaaagagagagagagaacagctcTAAATGGAGTTATTTGTGCTAAGCCTCGTgtcagcaaaccaagacttagCACCTAACCTAAATGTAACTTCGACCTCTTCCAGGAATGTAACCTCTGCATTGATCTGGAATTACCTGGTTAGCTCTAGTGAGGTCATCTGCTCAGTAGACCCCTTCCACCTCCACAGGGAGGTGACTTTTCCTGAAACAATCCACTTTTTGCTAGAAACCTccttttccagggcacctgggtggctcagtcgattaagtgtctgcctgcggcttaggtcatgacctcagggtcctgggatcaagccctgcgttgggctccctgctcatggggagcctgcttctccctctccctctgctgctcctcctgtttgtgtttgctcacattctctctctctgtcaaaaaataaataaataaaatctttaaaaatttttaaagattttaattttttaaaaaaagaaacttcctttTCATGCTGCCTTCTGCCTATAAAACCCTCTCATTTCCATACAGCCCTTCAGAGACTTCTTCGAGTTGCTAGAGGAGaggctgcctgattcatgaactGTTGACTAAAaaccaattagatctttaaatttactcagttgaattttttgtTAACACAAACCATGCTAACTAACTGGATAGGCCAATGTGTGCACCCAGAAGAGTTCCTAGGAAATGGGCCTTTGTCACAGGAAGGAGCTTTTCCTAAGACATGCATCTTAGGTTACACTTCAAGTTTAGAAATTGCAGCCAAGGGCATATGAAATGTGCACAATGACTCTGCCTCCAGCTTCCACCCTGGGGAGCCTCACGTCCTAGGTGAGTGAATGTGGCCGTCTTTCCAAGAATAGGGTTCCTGACAACACCCTGACATCCAGACTCAGTGAAAGGCACACACATATAGACACTACCATGAATCATTTACCTTGTCTGTTTTCTCGTTGGATTTATACTTGGAAATAGCGACATTCTGGAATGTTCTGATGATTCAGACTGAGTGTGACAGTGAGAGAGTCAGGAGGGAGGGCGTGACCGTTTAGGGAAAAGGAAATGGGATTAATATGCAGAGGTCAGGAGGACTGAGGTTCCACTCAGCCACTTCTGTGTAACAAGCCACCTAGCCAAGATCTGATCTTCTCCCAATTCTGTGGGTTCCTCCGCTGGTCTCTCCTGGGCTCTTTCAGGCGGTCGGTTTCAGCTGGAGTTGCCGCTGAGCAGGAAGGCTCAAGAAGGTCCTACTCACATGTCTGGAAATCGGTGCTGGCTGTCAGCTGGGTTCCCTTGATTCTCCTCCACTTGGCCTCCCCCTTCAACAGGCTAACCCAGCTTCCTTCCACAGTGGTTTTGGGGCAGCATTCCAAGACAAAGAGGACACTGTAAGGACTCTTGCAGGCAAGGCCTACGACTCACATAGCGTCACTTCTGCCCAATtctattggccaaagcaagtcatgaAGCTAGTCCAGACTTAAGAAGAGGAAAAGTCGACACCCCTCTTCTTAGAAGGAACAGCAAAGTCCCAGGACGTGGAAAAGAAGCATAGGACAAATTGCTTCAGCCATCTTTGAAAACAATCTTCCACAACTGAGGAACGTGGGCAAAGATGAACATTTAACTTTCACCACGGAGATCTTAGCTAGATTCGTCTGTGCAATTTCCAAAATAGGTCAGTCTGATATAATTCCCATCAGCCTGACTTTCCTGGCTAGAAAGAGGTTCACAGAGGAATGGAGTTATAAAATTTTTGATGTTGCTGATTCTTCTCTTCACCTGAAAGTCCAATAAGGAATCTACCTTTCACTTCCTTGAATcagttctttaaataaatatttttgaagcacCTAGCATGTACAGTACACTAGCTGGCTGTTAGGGATACAACAGTCAACAGGACAGGCATGGTCCCTATTATCTCAGAGCTGTTTTTCtatggaagagggaaaaaaggcaTTAAACAATGATTTATGCAGTCAGAGATTTAAGCCCCATAGGAGgagcagaagagaggaaaagcagagagaaaacagaagtggGGACCCTTCTCATGACCACGTCAGGGCTCATGGATACTCCCTGAGGAAGACATGTGAGCTGGTGTTTGGGGAATGAGGCGGCATTACACAGGCAAAGGATGGGGGAGAGTGGTTAAAAGGATATTGCAAGCAGAAGAAACAGCATGTACTGAGGtcccagagagggaagaagccTGTGAGTTTGAGGAACTgagaaatacacagagaaagtGGGGAAGTTCGACAGACAGAACTGGAGAACAGGCAAAAGCCAGACCAGGCAGAACCTGGTAGACCACGTCGAGGACTTTGGTGGGCCCTGGACTGAACTGTTTCACTGGCAACTTCCTATGTTGAAGCTTGAACCCcacagtgtgactgtatttggggaCAGGGCCTAAGGAGGTCATTAAGGTTAAATAAGGCCACGTAGCTCATAGAGAATGGGCGTTCTTATAAGGAGGAAGAGACACAAGGAGAGCACATGCACAGAGGAGGGGCCGTATGAGgacacacagcaagaaggtgaccACCTGTGGGCCAAAGAGAAAATGCTCACCAGACACCAAACGGCCAACACCTTGATCCAggactatggaaaaaaaaaacgtttcggtttaagccacccagtgtgtggtattttgttatggcagccctagccgACCAACAGAGCATGTGAAATACTGAGATGTGTgctcttatttttgttatttaaagattttattcatttatttgacagagagagagattacaagtaggcagagaggcaggcagagagagaggaggaagcaggctc comes from Neovison vison isolate M4711 chromosome 8, ASM_NN_V1, whole genome shotgun sequence and encodes:
- the LOC122915808 gene encoding small nuclear ribonucleoprotein G-like is translated as MNKAYPLELKEFMDKKLSWKLNGGRHGQGILWGFDLVTDECVEMAKSGQQNNTGMVVIPGKSMIMLEALERV